A segment of the Corylus avellana chromosome ca2, CavTom2PMs-1.0 genome:
TGGTTGCAAACCTCACGAACTTTCATCAGCACATGTAAGTTTAATTGAAACCATTTTCTCTAAATCACACAAGTAAAATGTGCATTGcatgaaaattataataacatGGCACATGGTGTTTTTCTTGCCCAACTGCCCTAATTTGGGTAGAGCTCACAAGAAGTGAAAGTAGAGGTGCCCTCATTTTCTCATCATGGCACagaaaccccaaaaaaaaaaccgctCCTTCAGGATAAAGATACAACGATTATCAACCCAAAAGGCCACATTACCAAATAGGAACTTTCCAGCAAGAAAAGAGGCGAAAAGGATCCTAAAAAGTTATGAGAACTGAAATAAATGCAACCCAATTGGAAAAATTCGGATTCCTCAAGCTGAAAACCTAGATGTAAAAACTTAGGTATCTAGAAAAAAGCCAGAAAAGCAAAACTGAAAATGGTTGTGCTTAAAGCTTGTCTAAAGCCTCTGGCTACCTAGTTTCACACTAGACACATTACCAAAGCATCATTCTAAGCGTACAACAAATGGATCAAATCACATTCACCCATTATCTAAACTAATTCAACTCaacccaaaaccaaaaaagCCAAGAAGAAAGCTAATTCGGCGCCTCTAAAAACAAGATCAAGTACTTTCAAAATCCCGACCAATGATCAAAACACAAACAGAAACAGCAGCATCCATATAATACTTTGATAGTATCTCTCTGTCTTCGAACATAAACGCATAAATCCATAGAAACACATACAGATGCCAATAAGTCAGagcaaaatgaaaaaacaaagagCCAACTTGCATCTTTCACAAACAAGAAGCACTTTCGAAGCACAAAAATGCAATTAGAAACCAAACCTCCTTTGCGAtagaaaacggaagaagagGGCAAGGAATCCCTGCGGAAATCGCGAAAGCGGCGGAGCAAACGATCGACGGTGGATAAGTAACCGTCGCCGGAAAAAAGCATCGGCTGCTTCCGGCGGCGCCGGTCCACCGCCACTCGGAAGCGGTCCCTGAGGCGGAGCGAGAGCGCTTCCGCCTTGCTCTTCCACAGATCCCCTCGCTCTATCCTGTACACCGCCATTCCAAATGCTCAACCACAAAGTCCCTCACAGAACGAGAGAGCGTACTCAGAGGAAACACAGAAAGTTGGGGAGAACTCGAGGAGAAATCATAGATGCtagactgagagagagagagagagagagctaggaGACGCGCGAGCATAgtgaaaagagagaagaagagaaggaagaggaagggAGGGTTTTTGATTTTACGGTGTGGGAGGGTCTACGGTGAGCGCTTCCGTTGCGTCACTGCATCCGTCGATTTTTGGATAAGCCTGGGATAATATCAATGTGGGGTCCCTGCATTAGATATGGAGGGTCACTACCGAGGTGACACAtggcacaactttttttttgggggcttGAACTTGGCCTTTACTTCGGGCCGCCAACGGGCTTGAACTTGAATTTTAAGGCTGCGTTTTGctaaatgatttgatttcaatactattcgtttcaatttttttaaaatattattatttaaataaaaaattttcatttttcatgtcAAACatcattacttttttaaaaagaaaaaatatttttactttttttttatatcaatcaatttttgttacaatATTAAACCActaaaaccccaaaaccctTTACTAAATGGACCTGTCTCCATTTATAATAAGACCCATCCATGCACATAatgtgtgatttttttatttttttttaatgattaatgTGACAGGTTTGGAGTCTGGACATTGTGGACAAGTACACTTGATAAATCTTTTCcaattgttattgaatttttGTCACCAAAAATTAGTTTTGGCAGGATCTTTTTATGAACATGCTCACGACAAATAATAGTTGGGCAAAGCTGCTACTCTGTAGTCTGTACACGTGATTTTGAACCAAAGTAAGCTGTGTTTGCATGCCAAGCCGCCGACCATGCATCTAAAATACGCAAAATTAAGCCATCTCCATGTTGAGAGTCTCTAGACTTCTATAGATCTTATGGCTTGAAACCATTTCGGCCAACATAATTGGGACTTATTAATGGCTCGTCTGCTGCATGGGGCTCATCCAATGATGTGATAATCTACCGCTGTCGAAAAGAACATTGATAACATATTTTCAGAAGAGAAAGAGCAAGAATGTATAGATCGCAAAGCTATTTGAGTACATTGGAAATTTTGCATCATATACAAAAATAAGTGATGTATGATGTATACCTTGAGAAAAGCATTAGCAAATAAAGATTTGATAGTCCGGAACTGCAACTCCGACGTCCAAGTAGTTGACATCAACTGCAACATCCCCGAGATCATCTGGCAAGCAAGCACCATCAGTGTTGTGTTAATTTCATCCTTCCAAacggcatatatatatatatatatatatataagagaaatgagAGCCCGAACCTTCATATATGGTCCTTGCAAATCTAACATATTCAGGAATGAGATCTCGATATATTATGCCTTCTGGGCGGGCGTCCAGCACCACCAAGACTCCTGTCGAATTATTATCAAAGCCAAATTAAAGACAAAAGTAATGATCTAAAAAGTTTAGATACTAAGTATTGTTTTACAAGCACAAGTTTGGCTTGCTGGGGCTTGGCACACATATTGGTGTCACTAAAAATCAATTGGAGGGATGCACGATGATGAAAGAGACCATAAAATTTCACTGTAAGCTACATAAATGGCATCTGTCAAGAactgaaaatgatttttgttgGTTCAATACAGACATGCTAAAAGTTTTACGCTTTGGTAAGTTGGTAAAGGTACCTGGTGCCACCCAAGCTTTAGATGAATTGCTAGGCAATGGAGCCAGCCAGAGAATATTTCGCAAATTCATCGAATCATCATATGTCACATTAGACCCTGAAAGATGATGTTAATATTAGCACAACCTCACACTGCAATGGCTGAAATTTCTGAATTCAgtcttttaaagtttaaaatcgAAAGATTAGtcattattcactttttactgGTGACATGGAGTatcatttgatttgattaattgaagaaatatttagaaaaaataccAACTGAAGGACTCTACTTAgcttcttttgtttgttttgaagaATAATTGTAGTTCAAATTATTCTCAGTGAAAGAGAAAAGATtagaaatttaaacaaattaaaccaagccagtataaaaatatatggtaTCTGAAAGAGAGAAATGTAATTAGATTCTAAAAGATAACATAGATTAAGgtgtttttgttaaattttaccTTTTTGACAATAACCCATATTGCATGGAAACACTTCTTTATCATATGCTGGATATTCTTTGGCATGGAACCTATCAAACATAAGTTCTGTCGTCATTAAGAGCATCAAGGATAGCAATCTTCGTTCTCGGACATGCTCAATCTTTATTAGCACTCAGCATTGTAAGAGTGGCAAAATTAAACaagaataatatataacaaCTTACAATATACCGAGTCTTCCAGTATCTACAGCAAGAAAAAGGTGGCCATGAAAGAAATCATAGCGATTCAGCGATATGTTCAACCCAATAGTGGGACCCCGGGAAACAATAAcctcaaataaaaattcaagataAGAATTCAACTCCTGCCATTTGATAATGAAATGTTACAGTACTTTCAGAAAAGGTGGTGACAAAAAATTGAATGGGATGTTTTAAGGCAGCCAAAACATTATTACTTTAATACCAACCTCACTTATAAAGCGTCTCCCATATGGTGTTCTAGTCAGCTCGCATCGGTTTTCTTTTGATCCTTCAACATCAGGAACCTATTAAATCTAAAGAAAGATGTTTTACTAATCAATCTTCTAAAGATAATTTCAGGTTTAGCAATTTCCAAGATGAACAAAAAGACTACGACTTACAAATTCAATTGCAACCCCCACATTACATTATCAGTCACACCTTTCATCAGCACCAATAAGAGTGTGCAACATGAAAATTATGGCAACATCTCATCACATAAAATTGTACCATAATAATCTGAAGATGTGCCATCTCCTCACATGGTGCATTTTCacccccaaaaaagaaatgttGTATCATATATAATCCACCTCATATTCACTCTGTAACCCATGAAAATTTTCATGGCAGATCTCCATTCCACAATTAAAGTCAACAGTTCTAACAATAAAGATCAATCTCCCCCAAGTCATAGAAATCATCACAATTCACAAGGCATTCCTTCCTAAGCAGTCACAAAGTTTACAAAAACCCATGCAGTATCCTCCACAATGCACACCACTTGAAAACAAGTTCACAAGACACAGCATGGACCGTAAATCTCTGCAG
Coding sequences within it:
- the LOC132171322 gene encoding uncharacterized protein LOC132171322 isoform X1, which codes for MGKPSLPLRLTFLLSLSLTASYSSSLPFFNKPSSPSTPKATPLDLLSLLGPKTKSSTINPFVAQDLKSCLKFLVPFTPAKAKIKSRKCLTTRRELGPIQIGARSRREEDELIWWPPEPVLELSRLAVDSGGDPAAIHRALDPTIITVPDVEGSKENRCELTRTPYGRRFISEELNSYLEFLFEVIVSRGPTIGLNISLNRYDFFHGHLFLAVDTGRLGILFHAKEYPAYDKEVFPCNMGYCQKGSNVTYDDSMNLRNILWLAPLPSNSSKAWVAPGVLVVLDARPEGIIYRDLIPEYVRFARTIYEDDLGDVAVDVNYLDVGVAVPDYQIFIC
- the LOC132171322 gene encoding uncharacterized protein LOC132171322 isoform X2, coding for MGKPSLPLRLTFLLSLSLTASYSSSLPFFNKPSSPSTPKATPLDLLSLLGPKTKSSTINPFVAQDLKSCLKFLVPFTPAKAKIKSRKCLTTRRELGPIQIGARSRREEDELIWWPPEPVLELSRLAVDSGGDPAAIHRALDPTIITVPDVEGSKENRCELTRTPYGRRFISEVIVSRGPTIGLNISLNRYDFFHGHLFLAVDTGRLGILFHAKEYPAYDKEVFPCNMGYCQKGSNVTYDDSMNLRNILWLAPLPSNSSKAWVAPGVLVVLDARPEGIIYRDLIPEYVRFARTIYEDDLGDVAVDVNYLDVGVAVPDYQIFIC